One Gadus morhua chromosome 13, gadMor3.0, whole genome shotgun sequence genomic window carries:
- the LOC115556940 gene encoding monocarboxylate transporter 2 has protein sequence MPQSPTAKLAHTPPDGGWGWMVVSGSFISIGFSYSFSKALTVFFKDIQRDFDVSYSEIAWVASIMLATMYAGGPLSGMLVNRFGSRPVTIAGGLMCGLSMVAASFGNSIISLYICIGLIGGLGLSLNLNASLTIISKYFLVRRPLANGLAMTGSPVFLCFLAPLNQYFLSNFGWRGSFLILGALMLHCCVAGALMRPLPSAPVPTVENGSPEGRDAGTQGTKLQSNCWSRVKIVDLSLFRDPGFVIYLIGNSMFFFGAYAPIVFLSSYAVSQGVDEFSAATLLSIMGFVDMFTRPGTGLLANTKWIRPRIQYFLSFAMVFNGTCHLLCPLATSYPSLVVYAAFFGIGFGMVFALIFECLMDIMGPLRFPKAIGLVTIIECCPMLLGPPTAGALVDYYGDHRYLFIMCGAVILTGGLFLFVMNVYNYHRIDKKGKAKDQELQGDDVPQQERALEHMPEEGPQAPGPGGDETGPGATEEDGAMGEDGAMGEDGAMGDHVRRSADDSRKRSQEFHSITI, from the exons ATGCCCCAATCACCAACTGCTAAATTGGCCCACACCCCTCCggatgggggttgggggtggatGGTGGTTTCCGGGTCCTTTATTTCAATTGGCTTCTCCTACTCGTTCTCCAAAGCCCTCACTGTATTCTTCAAAGACATCCAACGAGATTTTGACGTCAGCTACAGCGAAATTGCATGGGTCGCCTCCATCATGCTTGCTACCATGTACGCTGGCG GACCCTTGAGCGGTATGCTGGTGAACCGTTTCGGGAGTCGCCCAGTAACCATAGCGGGTGGATTAATGTGTGGGCTGTCGATGGTGGCTGCCTCTTTTGGAAATTCCATCATCAGCCTCTACATTTGCATTGGTCTAATTGGAG GTCTCGGACTCTCCCTCAACCTAAACGCTTCTCTGACCATCATCAGCAAGTACTTCCTGGTGAGACGGCCTTTAGCCAACGGTTTGGCCATGACGGGGAGTCCTGTGTTCCTGTGTTTCCTAGCCCCTCTTAACCAGTACTTCCTATCCAACTTTGGTTGGAGGGGCAGCTTCCTCATCCTGGGCGCTCTGATGCTCCACTGCTGCGTGGCCGGGGCCCTTATGAGGCCCCTCCCCTCGGCCCCCGTCCCAACCGTGGAGAACGGCTCTCCGGAAGGCCGAGATGCAGGGACCCAAGGAACCAAGCTGCAATCAAACTGTTGGAGCCGTGTTAAGATCGTGGACTTGTCCCTCTTCAGAGACCCAGGCTTCGTCATCTACCTCATCGGGAACTCCATGTTCTTCTTCGGGGCGTACGCGCCCATTGTCTTCCTGTCCTCCTACGCCGTCAGCCAGGGCGTGGACGAGTTCTCGGCCGCCACGCTGCTCTCCATCATGGGCTTCGTGGACATGTTCACCCGGCCCGGCACGGGGCTGTTGGCCAACACCAAGTGGATCAGGCCCCGCATCCAGTACTTCCTGAGCTTCGCCATGGTCTTCAACGGGACGTGCCATCTCCTGTGCCCTCTGGCCACTAGTTACCCCAGCCTGGTGGTCTACGCGGCCTTCTTCGGCATCGGCTTCGGCATGGTGTTTGCTCTGATATTCGAGTGCTTGATGGATATCATGGGTCCCCTGCGCTTCCCCAAGGCGATTGGGCTGGTCACCATCATAGAATGCTGTCCCATGCTTCTCGGACCGCCGACCGCAG GGGCTCTGGTAGACTACTATGGTGACCACAGGTATCTCTTCATCATGTGCGGAGCGGTGATTTTGACCGGCGGGCTCTTCCTCTTCGTCATGAACGTGTACAACTACCACCGGATAGACAAGAAGGGGAAGGCCAAGGACCAGGAGCTGCAAGGGGACGACGTCCCGCAGCAGGAACGGGCCTTGGAGCACATGCCCGAGGAGGGTCCCCAGGCCCCTGGGCCAGGGGGGGATGAGACGGGGCCTGGGGCCACGGAGGAAGATGGAGCCATGGGGGAAGATGGAGCCATGGGGGAAGATGGAGCCATGGGGGATCATGTCAGGAGAAGTGCTGATGACTCGAGGAAGAGGAGCCAAGAGTTTCATTCTATTACTATTTAG
- the kbtbd8 gene encoding kelch repeat and BTB domain-containing protein 8: MAASGEVGKLLQVQNGTPLSTNYNGVDAVHACTILQQLKSLYDEAQLTDIVVEVDHGQTFSCHRNVLAAISPYFRSMFTSGLTECNQPEVRIVGVESESMNLVLDYAYTSRVTLSESNVQALFTAASIFQIPALQDLSAQFMISRLDPQNCIGVYMFADAYGHQELRERSQDYIRKKFVCVSWEQEFLQMTKEQLVSILNNDDLNVEKEEHVYESIVRWLEHDRPGREGSLAEVFSQCIRLPLLDEAFLSRIPAPFACALSLSKDPTEAKTGLNGTNGCSQRLGMTASEMVICFDAAHKHSGKKQTVPCLDTATGRVFKLCKPPNDFREVGILVSSENDIFIAGGYRPSNSEVSIDHRAESDFWQYEHAGNRWLPRAPLLRARIGCRLVHCCGKLYALGGRVYEGDGRNALKSVECYDARDNCWSAVSPMPVAMEFHSAVEYKDRIYILQGEYFFCFDPRKDYWGQLSPMVVSRSQGLAALHKNCIYYIAGICRNHQRTFTVEVYDIEQNTWSRKRDLPFDQATSPYIKAMLLQGKLHLFVRATQVMVEEHVFRTSRKNSLYQYDDEADLWTKVYETPDRLWDLGRHFECVVAKLYPQCLQKVL; encoded by the exons ATGGCTGCCAGTGGAG agGTAGGGAAGCTGTTACAAGTTCAAAATGGAACTCCTCTAAGCACCAACTACAACGGGGTAGATGCTGTCCACGCCTGTACCATTCTTCAGCAGCTCAAGTCCTTGTACGATGAAGCTCAGCTGACAGACATCGTTGTAGAAGTGGACCATGGGCAGACATTCTCCTGTCATCGAAATGTCCTTGCTGCCATCAGCCCATATTTTAG GTCCATGTTCACCAGTGGCCTTACAGAGTGCAACCAGCCTGAAGTCAGGATCGTAGGAGTGGAATCTGAATCCATGAACCTAGTCTTGGATTACGCCTACACGTCAAGGGTGACACTTTCGGAGTCCAATGTCCAGGCCCTGTTCACAGCAGCCAGCATCTTCCAAATCCCTGCCCTGCAGGACCTTTCTGCCCAGTTCATGATCAGCCGCCTAGACCCACAGAACTGTATCGGGGTCTACATGTTCGCTGATGCCTATGGCCACCAAGAGCTGAGGGAGCGTTCGCAAGATTACATCCGCAAGAAG tttgtATGCGTGTCGTGGGAGCAGGAGTTCCTCCAGATGACGAAGGAGCAGCTCGTCAGCATCCTCAACAACGATGACCTGaacgtggagaaggaggagcacgTGTACGAGAGCATAGTACGCTGGCTGGAGCACGACCGGCCAGGCCGCGAGGGCAGCCTCGCGGAGGTGTTCTCCCAGTGCATCCGTCTGCCCTTGCTGGACGAGGCCTTCCTCAGCCGCATACCTGCCCCCTTTGCCTGTGCCCTCTCCCTTTCCAAGGACCCCACCGAGGCCAAAACCGGCCTCAACGGCACCAATGGTTGCTCCCAGCGCCTGGGCATGACGGCCTCGGAGATGGTAATCTGCTTTGAtgctgcacacaaacactcaggaAAGAAGCAGACCGTGCCTTGCCTGGACACGGCCACTGGCCGAGTGTTCAAGCTCTGCAAGCCCCCTAATGACTTCCGAGAGGTGGGCATACTGGTGTCCTCCGAGAACGACATCTTCATTGCAGGAGGCTACCGGCCCAGCAACAGTGAGGTGTCCATCGACCACCGTGCCGAGAGTGACTTCTGGCAATACGAGCACGCAGGGAATAGATGGCTTCCACGAGCGCCTCTGCTGCGGGCTAGGATTGGCTGCAGGCTGGTGCACTGCTGCGGGAAGCTCTATGCACTTGGGGGCCGCGTTTATGAAGGCGATGGGAGGAATGCATTAAAGTCCGTGGAGTGCTACGACGCCAGAGACAACTGCTGGTCAGCAGTCAGCCCCATGCCAGTGGCCATGGAGTTCCACAGTGCTGTGGAGTACAAGGATCGTAtctacattctccaag GCGAGTATTTCTTCTGCTTCGACCCCCGTAAGGACTACTGGGGCCAACTGTCTCCAATGGTTGTCTCGAGGAGTCAGGGTCTGGCTGCCTTACATAAGAACTGCATCTACTACATTGCTGGCATCTGCAGGAACCACCAGCGCACCTTCACGGTAGAGGTCTACGACATAGAGCAGAACACGTGGAGCCGGAAGAGAGACCTGCCCTTCGACCAAGCCACCAGCCCCTACATCAAGGCCATGCTGCTCCAGGGCAAGCTGCACCTGTTTGTGCGAGCCACGCAGGTCATGGTGGAGGAGCACGTGTTCCGCACCAGCCGCAAGAACTCGCTTTACCAGTACGACGACGAGGCCGACCTATGGACCAAAGTCTACGAGACTCCGGATCGCCTGTGGGACCTTGGCCGCCATTTTGAATGCGTGGTCGCTAAACTTTACCCTCAGTGTCTACAGAAAGTGCTCTGA